The region GGATGCTGGATGCGCCCCGTCCGGAGGTGCGGGAGGCGGTGAAGCGCTGCCGGCAAGCGGGTATTCGGCCGATTATGATTACCGGCGATCATCAACTGACTGCCAGGGCGATCGCTGAGGACTTAGGCATTGCCGAACCGGGTACCTTGGTATTGACCGGGCGCGAACTCGAACATCTAGATACCCAAGAGCTAGAAGCCCATGTCAAGCGAGTCAGTGTCTATGCCAGGGTGTCTCCCGAACATAAGCTGCGGATTGTTCGCGCCCTCCAGCGTCAAGGCAAAATTGTAGCGATGACCGGCGATGGTGTTAACGATGCCCCGGCGCTCAAGCAGGCCAATATCGGCATCGCCATGGGCATCACTGGCACAGATGTCAGCAAAGAAGCTAGCGATATGGTGTTGCTGGATGACAACTTTGCCAGCATCGTAGCGGCGACGGAAGAGGGGCGAGTAGTCTATTCCAATATCCGTCGCTTTGTGAAGTACGTCTTGGGCTCCAATATTGGCGAGGTATTGACGATCGCTGCCTCACCCATCCTGGTGCCTGGGGGCGGTGTGCCGCTGATTCCTCTACAAATTCTTTGGATGAATCTTGTCACCGATGGCTTGCCGGCCCTGGCCCTGGCCGTAGAGCCTGCCGAACCGAATGTGATGCAGCGTCCACCCCACGACCCCCAAGAGAACATTTTTGCTCGGGGTCTCGGCAGCTACATGCTGCGCATTGGAGTAGTGTTCGCCATCATTACCATTACGCTGATGGTCTTTTCCTTTAACTTCACCATGCGCGAAGGGCATCCTGATCGATGGAAAACCATGGTGTTTACTATGCTCTGCCTTTCACAAATGGGGCATGCGATCGCTGTTCGGTCTAGCTCTCGTCTGACCATTGAGATGAATCCCTTTTCCAATGTGTATGTATGGGGTGCTGTCTTGGTGACGACAGTGCTGCAACTGATGCTGATCTATGTTGAACCCCTGCGCCTATTTTTTGGCACCCAAGTGTTGAATGCAACGGAACTAGCGATATGCTTCGGATTTAGCACCCTCTTATTTGTCTGGGTTGAACTCGAAAAACTGTTCATTCGATGGTATCGCTCGGGTAAGGGCTAATCGGCGATCGCTCATGTATTTGAAATCTTTGCACCTCCGCCATTTTCGTAACTACCACGACCAAGCGGTGATGTTCCAAGCGCCCAAAACTATCTTGGTGGGCGACAATGCCCAGGGAAAATCCAATCTACTAGAGGCGGTAGAACTTCTGGCAACCTTGCGATCGCACCGAGCCAGCCGCGATCGGGACTTGGTGCAGGATGATCAAGCCAGTGGTTCCATCACCGCCACCCTCGATCGAGACACCGGCCCGGTCGATCTATCTATTCTCGTGCGCAGCAGCGGTCGCCGCACCCTGCGCCATAATGGCCAGCCCCTGCGCCGCCAGGTTGATTTTCTGGGCGTGATGAATGCCGTCCAGTTTTCCAGCTTAGACCTAGAACTGGTGCGCGGTGGGCCGGGTCTACGGCGCGATTGGCTAGATGTGCTCCTCACCCAGCTCGAACCCATCTACGCCCATCTGCTCCAGCAATATAACGCCACCCTCCGTCAGCGCAATGCCCTGCTGCGCCAAGTCCATGGCGGTCTCGCTGCCGATCCAACCCAACTGGCCATTTGGGACAGCCAGTTGGCCACCATCGGCACCCATGTCATCCGCCGTCGGGCCCGGGCCATTCAACGCATTGCGCCCATTGCCGCCCAGTGGCACCACGCCATCAGCGATCGCACCGAAACCTTGGATATGCGCTACGCCTCCAATGTCTCCCTCGCCCAGGATGATCCCACCGCCATTCAGCAAGCCTTTTTAGATCAAATCCAGCAGCGGGCGATCGCTGAACAGCACCAAGGCACCAGCCTCGTGGGTCCTCACCGAGACGATGTAGACTTTCGCATCAACCGCACCCCAGCCCGCCAGTATGGCTCCCAAGGACAACAGCGCACTCTAGTCCTATCGATTAAACTAGCGGAACTGAAACTTATTGAAATGGTGATCGGTGAACCGCCGCTGTTGCTCCTAGACGATGTGTTGGCAGAGCTAGATCTCACCCGTCAGAACAAACTGCTGGAGACCATTCAAGATCGCTTTCAAACTCTGATCACCACCACCCACCTCAGTGCTTTCGATGCCCAGTGGCTGCGATCGTCCCATGTCTTGACCGTGCAATCCGGCAGTATTAAAACCTAGACAGGTCTAGCCTCCGTCAAAAATTGCACCGAGATCAAGATATGGTACTTAGAAACAACCGGGGCACCATGCCCTACCGAATTCCCTAAATGGTATGAAGATTCATTACGATGCTGAGGTGGATGTGTTGAGTATCATCTTTATCGATACGACGGTGATCACCAAGTATTTCGAAAAGGGGATCGCGGTGGACTATGCAGAGGATGGGCAACTGGCCGGGATTGAGGTTTTGGCAGCAACCAAGCAGTTTGGCGGCAAATCTACCCTACAGCAAGTCGTGATTGAGGGTCTGGGTCTGGCTTCGTCAGGGTTCTAGGCAGAATTCTAGGCAGAATAGGTCTCCGGGTTTGGATGCTCAACCTGAGAAAGGTGGCTTGAGGTTCGATGGTAGGCGATCGCCTGCCTTGTTTTATGACTCGTGAGTTTCACCCTGTATCCAAGTCCTTGCCCTGTCCACCTCCTTCTGTTCCTTCCGTCCTGAACCCCGAGGCTACCTCCATCGTTAATTTGTCCACCTACCGCATCGGTTCTTTTCAGCGGGGGCGACCTAGTTGGGTGGTGATGCTGTGGTGGCTCGTGCAAGCGATCGCCTTTCCCTTGACGCCCCATCCCTGCAATGGTCTACGAGTAGCACTGCTGCGATTGTTCGGAGCCCGCCTAGGACAAGGGGTTGTGATTCGCCCCACCGCTCGAATTACCTTTCCCTGGCGAGTGGCCATCGGCGACCATAGCTGGATTGGCGACCACGTGGTGCTCTACAGTCTGGCTCCTATCCACATTGGCTGCCACTGCGTGATTTCCCAACGTAGTTATCTATGCACTGGCAGTCACGATGTCGCATCGCCCCAGTTTGATCTACAAACAGCGCCGATTACGGTCGGCAACGGCGCATGGGTGGCTACCGATTGCTTCATCGCTGCCGGGGTCACTATTGGCGCAAATGCTGTGGTCGGCGTTCGCAGCACCGTCCTCAGCTCGTTACCCAATCAATGGATTTGCTGGGGTACTCCCTGCCGTCCCCACCATCCCCGCCTCATGCAGTCTCAGGACAACCCTGGCCAAGCTCACTAGGTAGACTCAGGCTGTGTGATGAATCGTAGGGTGCTGTTAGGCGAAGCCGTAACGCACCGTCTAGGGTGAGTGATTGAATCGTA is a window of Candidatus Obscuribacterales bacterium DNA encoding:
- a CDS encoding WcaF family extracellular polysaccharide biosynthesis acetyltransferase, with protein sequence MTREFHPVSKSLPCPPPSVPSVLNPEATSIVNLSTYRIGSFQRGRPSWVVMLWWLVQAIAFPLTPHPCNGLRVALLRLFGARLGQGVVIRPTARITFPWRVAIGDHSWIGDHVVLYSLAPIHIGCHCVISQRSYLCTGSHDVASPQFDLQTAPITVGNGAWVATDCFIAAGVTIGANAVVGVRSTVLSSLPNQWICWGTPCRPHHPRLMQSQDNPGQAH
- the recF gene encoding DNA replication/repair protein RecF, with amino-acid sequence MYLKSLHLRHFRNYHDQAVMFQAPKTILVGDNAQGKSNLLEAVELLATLRSHRASRDRDLVQDDQASGSITATLDRDTGPVDLSILVRSSGRRTLRHNGQPLRRQVDFLGVMNAVQFSSLDLELVRGGPGLRRDWLDVLLTQLEPIYAHLLQQYNATLRQRNALLRQVHGGLAADPTQLAIWDSQLATIGTHVIRRRARAIQRIAPIAAQWHHAISDRTETLDMRYASNVSLAQDDPTAIQQAFLDQIQQRAIAEQHQGTSLVGPHRDDVDFRINRTPARQYGSQGQQRTLVLSIKLAELKLIEMVIGEPPLLLLDDVLAELDLTRQNKLLETIQDRFQTLITTTHLSAFDAQWLRSSHVLTVQSGSIKT
- a CDS encoding DUF2283 domain-containing protein — translated: MKIHYDAEVDVLSIIFIDTTVITKYFEKGIAVDYAEDGQLAGIEVLAATKQFGGKSTLQQVVIEGLGLASSGF